A window of the Bradyrhizobium ottawaense genome harbors these coding sequences:
- a CDS encoding alpha/beta fold hydrolase, producing the protein MTADIHQTAPTQFVEANGIRFAYRRFGKSGGVPLVFNQHFTGTMDHWDPAVTDGLAKQREVILFNNAGVSSSSGEVPTSIDGMAANAVTFLKALGLSAVDALGFSIGGFVAQEIAGQAPNLVRKLILVGTGPRGGEGMATLTPEAQQIFRATYDEPDHLWLAVHFTKSEASQAAGREFLKRFRLREENRDPEVNKEVAPAQLEALSKWGIRFNRSYDYLKTIHQPALVVNGSRDVIVYPINSFILQQHLPNAQLILYPDANHGSQYQYPELFVRHVSTFLCGEGLTVERRSA; encoded by the coding sequence ATGACCGCGGACATCCATCAAACTGCTCCGACTCAATTCGTCGAAGCTAACGGCATCAGATTCGCATACCGTCGCTTCGGGAAGAGCGGCGGCGTGCCGCTCGTTTTCAATCAGCACTTTACGGGCACCATGGATCATTGGGATCCCGCCGTTACTGATGGTCTCGCGAAGCAGCGCGAAGTCATTCTGTTCAATAATGCCGGAGTATCCAGCAGTTCGGGGGAAGTGCCAACTTCCATCGACGGCATGGCCGCGAATGCCGTCACCTTTCTTAAAGCGCTCGGTCTGTCGGCCGTGGATGCACTCGGTTTCTCGATCGGAGGCTTTGTCGCCCAGGAGATCGCGGGTCAGGCGCCGAACCTTGTTCGCAAGTTGATTCTTGTCGGCACCGGCCCACGTGGGGGCGAAGGTATGGCGACGTTAACGCCTGAAGCACAGCAGATTTTCCGCGCAACCTACGATGAACCTGATCACCTCTGGCTGGCCGTCCACTTTACCAAGTCGGAAGCAAGCCAGGCGGCGGGTCGCGAATTCCTGAAGCGGTTCCGTCTACGTGAGGAGAACAGGGATCCCGAGGTCAACAAGGAGGTGGCGCCTGCGCAACTGGAAGCGTTGAGCAAGTGGGGTATTCGCTTCAACAGGTCATACGACTACCTCAAGACGATCCATCAGCCCGCGCTGGTCGTGAACGGTAGCAGGGACGTGATCGTCTATCCGATCAATTCTTTCATCCTGCAGCAGCATCTACCGAATGCGCAGCTCATTCTCTATCCCGACGCCAATCATGGTTCGCAATATCAGTATCCCGAGCTCTTTGTCCGACATGTCTCGACGTTCCTGTGCGGCGAAGGCCTGACGGTCGAACGTCGTTCGGCCTGA
- a CDS encoding acyl-CoA dehydrogenase family protein — protein MQKLTEERRLIQETARRFTMERVLPVANRLDPEKGSIPRGLIDEMAALGYFGLLIPEEYGGLGLGAYEYCLVAEELSRGWMSVGSLIARGNGLIGALKALPPEKKAEYLPRMARGEFLGAFSLSESNAGSDISNISCRAVRVGDEWEITGNKYWCTFADEADFILVIARTGREIDAKARHRGLSAFMIEKPRGRLPDGVKGNVIPKIGYHGWTTWELAFDGCRVPAAKMVGEEGKAFYLATAGLETARAHTAARSIGLARGSLDDSIQYARERAQFGSPIGNFQAIRFKLADMATQIEAARALLYSVCEKIDEGHRCDTEAAMVKLFASEMSERVTSEGLQIHGGAGYTTHFAAERYWRDARLTKIFEGTSEIQRRIISDALLGKVSA, from the coding sequence GTGCAAAAGCTGACCGAAGAACGGCGCTTGATCCAGGAAACGGCGCGCCGGTTCACGATGGAGCGCGTGTTGCCCGTCGCCAACAGGCTGGACCCTGAAAAAGGCAGCATCCCCCGGGGGCTGATCGATGAAATGGCGGCGCTGGGCTATTTCGGCCTCCTGATCCCTGAGGAATACGGGGGGCTTGGTCTCGGCGCCTACGAGTATTGCCTGGTGGCGGAGGAGCTGTCGCGCGGCTGGATGAGCGTAGGCAGTCTGATCGCGCGCGGCAATGGCCTGATCGGCGCGTTGAAGGCATTGCCGCCAGAGAAGAAGGCCGAGTACCTGCCGCGCATGGCGCGCGGCGAGTTCCTCGGCGCCTTCTCGCTATCGGAGTCAAACGCCGGTTCGGACATCTCTAATATCTCGTGCCGGGCAGTGCGCGTCGGTGACGAATGGGAAATCACCGGCAACAAATACTGGTGTACCTTCGCGGACGAAGCTGACTTCATTCTCGTGATCGCGCGCACCGGTCGCGAGATCGACGCCAAGGCTCGCCACCGCGGCTTGAGCGCGTTCATGATCGAGAAGCCACGCGGCCGGTTGCCCGATGGCGTTAAGGGCAACGTGATTCCCAAGATCGGCTACCACGGCTGGACCACTTGGGAACTTGCCTTCGACGGTTGCCGCGTTCCCGCTGCAAAGATGGTGGGCGAAGAAGGGAAGGCTTTCTATCTCGCCACCGCCGGGCTCGAAACTGCACGTGCCCATACGGCAGCGCGTTCGATTGGCCTCGCGCGAGGTAGCCTGGATGATTCGATTCAATATGCGCGCGAGCGCGCGCAGTTCGGCTCCCCCATCGGAAACTTCCAGGCGATCCGCTTCAAGCTCGCTGACATGGCCACGCAGATCGAAGCTGCGCGCGCGTTGCTCTATTCGGTCTGCGAAAAGATCGACGAAGGCCACCGCTGCGACACCGAGGCAGCGATGGTGAAGCTGTTCGCAAGCGAGATGTCGGAACGCGTAACAAGCGAGGGTCTGCAAATCCACGGTGGCGCGGGCTACACAACTCATTTCGCAGCCGAGCGCTACTGGCGAGATGCGCGCCTCACCAAGATATTTGAGGGAACGTCAGAAATCCAGAGGCGAATAATCTCCGACGCTCTCCTCGGAAAGGTTTCGGCGTAG
- a CDS encoding MaoC family dehydratase encodes MKKGRAGNHFEDFRCGMKIQHATPRTLTEGDRSLYIGLTGSRAVLGTAETNAQQLGFERRPLEDLLVFNTAFGKTVPDISLNAVANLGYADVRFLADVYPGDTLVVESEIIGLKENSNRKSGVVYVRSTAANQHGLEVLSWIRWVMVHKRDHGAASAEPVVPAMNAVVSPGRLPRRKYAMDVREIVTMTGTADLWDDYAIGERIDHPGAMTINDSDHSIATRLYQNTARAHFDGFAMAAAGGQRLVFGGHIISLCKALSYDGLENGLSIVAINGGTHVNPTFTGDTIACATMVLDKIILGVSNVGALRLRMIGIKDSSASSIVFPHPGQARQDYPSNVVLDLDYTIVIPKKS; translated from the coding sequence ATGAAAAAAGGCAGGGCGGGAAACCACTTCGAAGACTTTCGCTGCGGCATGAAGATTCAGCATGCGACGCCTCGCACGCTGACCGAAGGCGACCGCAGCCTTTATATTGGCCTTACTGGCAGCCGGGCGGTGCTCGGCACCGCCGAGACAAACGCGCAGCAACTCGGCTTCGAGCGCCGACCGCTGGAGGATCTGCTGGTCTTCAATACCGCGTTCGGCAAGACAGTCCCGGACATTTCACTGAATGCGGTTGCGAATCTTGGCTATGCGGACGTTCGTTTTCTCGCCGACGTTTATCCAGGCGACACGCTTGTGGTGGAGTCGGAGATCATCGGCCTAAAGGAAAATTCGAATCGCAAGAGCGGCGTGGTCTACGTTCGTTCCACGGCAGCGAATCAGCATGGGCTCGAGGTATTGAGTTGGATTCGATGGGTCATGGTGCACAAACGCGACCACGGCGCAGCCAGCGCCGAGCCGGTCGTTCCGGCGATGAATGCAGTTGTGTCGCCCGGGCGACTGCCGCGCAGGAAGTACGCGATGGATGTGCGGGAGATCGTCACAATGACGGGCACGGCCGATCTTTGGGATGACTACGCGATCGGCGAACGCATCGATCATCCGGGCGCGATGACCATCAACGACAGCGATCACAGCATCGCAACACGGCTCTATCAGAACACCGCGAGGGCGCATTTCGACGGCTTTGCAATGGCCGCCGCCGGAGGACAGCGGCTGGTCTTTGGCGGTCACATCATTTCGCTGTGCAAGGCGCTTTCCTATGACGGGCTCGAAAACGGCCTTTCAATCGTCGCGATCAACGGCGGCACTCACGTCAATCCGACCTTCACCGGCGACACGATCGCGTGTGCGACGATGGTGCTGGACAAGATTATCCTAGGCGTTTCGAATGTCGGCGCGCTGCGCCTGCGCATGATCGGTATCAAGGACTCCTCTGCGTCGTCGATCGTCTTTCCCCATCCTGGGCAGGCCAGGCAAGACTACCCTTCGAATGTCGTACTGGATCTCGACTACACGATCGTCATCCCGAAGAAATCCTAG
- a CDS encoding HpcH/HpaI aldolase/citrate lyase family protein has product MNMLVHPKDALFAGERVFPALAACEHFAGSEKLIGKAMDLQVEYGSVFDITCDCEDGAASGQEREHAVMVARMINSDQNKAGKAGARIHDPAHPAWREDVDIIVGHAGNRLAYITIPKATNAGQVAEVIAYIGETERKAGIARKVPVHVLIETHGALRDVFAIAALPHIEVLDFGLMDFVSGHHGAIPAVAMRSPGQFEHVLLARAKAEVVAAALANGIVPAHNVCLSLKDPAVVASDARRARREFGFLRMWSIYPAQIQPIVDAMRPDFGEVTDAATILLAAQDANWGPIQYKGELHDRATYRYFWAVLEKARVTGMALPDEAERRFFAG; this is encoded by the coding sequence ATGAACATGCTAGTCCACCCGAAGGATGCCCTTTTCGCCGGCGAAAGAGTGTTTCCCGCGCTCGCTGCATGCGAACACTTTGCAGGCAGCGAGAAACTAATCGGCAAGGCCATGGACCTGCAGGTTGAGTATGGTTCAGTTTTCGATATCACCTGTGACTGCGAGGATGGTGCTGCGTCGGGGCAGGAGCGCGAACACGCGGTTATGGTTGCGCGCATGATAAACTCCGATCAAAACAAGGCCGGCAAAGCTGGAGCGCGCATTCATGATCCGGCGCATCCAGCGTGGCGGGAGGACGTCGACATCATCGTCGGCCATGCCGGCAACCGTCTGGCCTATATCACGATACCCAAGGCGACGAACGCCGGCCAGGTGGCGGAAGTGATCGCTTACATCGGCGAGACGGAGCGCAAAGCGGGCATAGCCCGCAAGGTCCCGGTGCATGTCTTGATCGAAACGCACGGCGCTTTACGCGATGTATTCGCGATTGCCGCTTTGCCGCACATCGAAGTGCTCGATTTCGGATTGATGGATTTCGTCAGCGGCCATCACGGCGCGATTCCGGCGGTCGCAATGCGCAGCCCTGGCCAATTCGAGCACGTGTTGCTTGCGCGCGCGAAGGCCGAAGTGGTCGCCGCCGCGCTTGCAAACGGCATCGTGCCGGCCCATAACGTTTGTCTGAGTCTCAAGGACCCTGCGGTGGTCGCCTCCGACGCTCGCCGCGCGCGTCGGGAATTCGGCTTCTTGCGCATGTGGAGCATCTATCCGGCGCAGATCCAGCCGATCGTCGACGCCATGCGCCCGGATTTTGGCGAGGTGACCGACGCAGCGACGATTTTGCTCGCGGCCCAAGACGCAAACTGGGGTCCGATACAGTACAAGGGAGAACTGCACGACCGTGCAACTTACCGTTACTTCTGGGCCGTGCTTGAAAAGGCAAGAGTTACCGGAATGGCGCTACCAGACGAGGCTGAACGGCGGTTCTTTGCAGGCTAA
- a CDS encoding GntR family transcriptional regulator, with protein MTAVSIDRSPQASGTRYAELANALVKEIAAGRYVVGSLLPTEHELADYHGVSRHTVRAALRLLQDLGYVSRRKSVGTIVENVHPNASYTQSFSTVEDLVRVAATEVRSIEDVRPITLDRSTARRLEAPVGSQWILVSATRVDVRRNRAPVAWADIYIDAPFARITDDIRNHPDVLISSLIEREFGIAIAEIRQVVSGMLIEAPLANVLRVEPGSAGLRLVRQYKSAGGRILEITDTRYPADRVSVSFQLKRVKAP; from the coding sequence ATGACTGCTGTATCGATTGATCGTAGCCCGCAGGCTTCCGGCACTCGCTACGCCGAGCTCGCCAACGCATTGGTGAAGGAGATCGCGGCCGGCCGCTATGTGGTGGGTAGCCTATTGCCGACCGAGCATGAGCTGGCGGATTACCACGGAGTAAGCCGCCACACCGTGCGAGCGGCGCTTAGGCTGCTGCAAGACCTCGGCTATGTCTCGCGCAGGAAGTCTGTCGGCACGATCGTCGAGAACGTCCATCCCAATGCATCCTATACGCAGTCGTTCAGTACCGTTGAAGACCTGGTGAGAGTCGCGGCCACCGAAGTCCGTTCGATCGAAGATGTTCGTCCAATAACACTCGATCGCAGCACCGCCAGACGTCTGGAAGCGCCGGTTGGCAGTCAATGGATCTTGGTGTCAGCCACTCGGGTTGATGTGCGCAGGAACCGGGCACCCGTCGCTTGGGCCGACATCTACATTGATGCCCCATTTGCGCGCATTACGGACGACATTCGCAACCATCCCGATGTGCTAATCAGCTCACTCATCGAGCGCGAGTTCGGGATTGCGATTGCCGAGATCCGGCAGGTGGTGAGCGGGATGCTGATCGAAGCGCCGCTTGCCAATGTGCTGCGCGTCGAGCCAGGGTCGGCGGGACTTCGCCTGGTTCGTCAATACAAAAGTGCCGGGGGCCGTATCCTCGAGATAACAGACACACGTTATCCCGCAGATCGAGTTTCGGTGTCCTTCCAGCTAAAGCGGGTCAAGGCGCCGTGA